The genomic DNA gagcatgtgtgtgtgtgttgccctTTGAGCAAGCTGCTGTGTCATTCAACAATGTCCGACATCCTCCATTTCCTAATATCCTCACAGGTCAGGACAATACTTTATTGAATTCAGCCATAGTACGCCGCGTTACACATTACTTACTCTTATTACCTAATACACCAAACGCATAAATGGCTAGTAGTCGTGTTCTGTAAAAAGGAATCGCGGCCTCTCTTTGGACGGGGACTTCAAAGTTTCGTCGTAAACGGTTGCAGCGCACCCTACTCCTGCTCAAATAAAATGCTAAGTTTAGTGccatatgtttttgttttagttgttgttAGTGTATGGAAGCATTACTCCTCTACATCTCGATGATGAGGGCCCGGAGCCCCCCCGAGAACATTGTGAGCTCATGGAAGAACTAATAAGGCACCGCCGCCAGATACACATGCTCTTTAGTGAAGAAAGAACCATTATGCTGAAAAGGTTGGAGAAAATTAGCTCGTTTGTTACTTACAGAATAAAACAACCCGCCgcttttttgttgtcgttttttttttttgttttctcaaaaaccGGTGAGAATTCTgtcatggaaataaaatgtaccaattaaaatgtaattggaACGCTCTCAAGCCAGTCCTCGCGGCGTATCTGGGCTGTGTGCCCTTAAAATTAAAGTGCAACAACAAATGCAACACATCTTGCATGTAAAAGGATATTGTCCACTTACATCTAATTGCTTAATCTAATTTCATCTGCCCCCCACTTTGTCTTCACCCCACACGTAGTTAGGATTTAGGAACCACATGCTGATTTTAGAAgctctttgagaaaaaaaaacaaaaaacaatccacCGGAAAGTTttgcacactgtaaaaatagCCATAAGTTGGaatattttcaaatgcattTCAGAATCTATgcatttagtgttttgtttttttacccaattaaacagcaaaaacagacttttttttgtctcaaattaAACTTGGAGCCATTACCTTTTGGAGGCTTTACTGTGtcagtttttatgttcatcATTACCTGTAAGCGTTGTATTCTTTGAACTTTGCTCCAGCATGGAGTTCTGTACAATGTTGAATGGGTTGCTCTGTATAACTTGTAACCTGGTCCTTGTTGCGGTAGAACATCCCCCACACAACGACTCCAGGGGTTCCTTTAATGAAGGGATTCTCAGTCTCTGGGGTTCTTAACGGTCTTTGTAAAGAAAGTGAGCTTTTCATTTTGGCACTCTGCATTCCCGTGCCCCTCATGTCTTTTATATTCCTTCCAATAGTTTGTGTGCCTTTAAATGCgcagcattatgtgttttccaggaacATAGTACtgttttatagcataatcaagtaactacatTAACTTCAGTTATAAAGATGTTATATGCCTTAAAAGAAACGTGACTTTCTGCTTTAACGCCTTCAAATTGGGGCTCCGTCTCACAACGGTGCTCCTCTATTAACTTTCTAGCAACGGTTTTCCCAGCGTtacactgagaagcagctcgtacaatgagctcagcagatgcgcagttccaccacttgtttgctaactgctgctggctagtctgaaggagctgaactGTGGCGTTGCGACTCGGGCTGCTCTGTGTGGTGGAAGCTTGGTAGCCAAGAAACCGCAGCTCAGAAGGGGAGCTTTGTCCTCAAAAGCCACACAAGGTGTTTTTcatagctgaatggttgccatggagattaaaggatttctcaaacgtgcgtgaaagaatcaaggcaacactccacaTGTGCTTTcgatgagggaatgacattgTAACAAAGTCGATTTTACATGAGAGTGCTCCTTTTAAGTAGGAAGGTAGGAAAGCCCTGATGTGCTATAGCACTGATCAAACCAAGTTTTCTTATtatagaaaacacatttaatcatgttttaaaggtagaaaatgtgaaataatttaatatagTCATATTTATAAGCAGATAAGCAGTTTTAAGAATTTCTTTTCACTTAAAAAGGAGCGTTTGGAGCAGTCCTTTGCTTCTTTGTCTCTCATGAAAGTTTCAGATGATGAAACCAACTATAATGTCAGACAGGACAACCAGAATGAATGCACAAAACAGTCTTCAAATGggcatttattttagtaatgaaTAAGCTCTcccatttaaaagaaatacaaaacactAATATCCCATTGTTATAtcaataattagttttttctcaGTCTGTTTTTGCCCAAATTTGTTTGAGGATTTGAAACTTGTgtgacataaaagcaaaaacagcagaaatgtgaaaggagcaaaaacttttttttcacagctttgtGTATAGATGATGTCACAGCCAGTCATTGTATTGTTCTCTATATGAAAAGCTTCTCTTGTGGAAATTTGTTGAAAGGACATATGACTGTTTACTGGTagtctgaaaagaaaagctaaagtGAGCATTCTTACTTTTGCCCAATGATCCTTTTTACACTGGAAAAATAGACAAGCTTAGTGAAAATTAACAGGTGAAGAGAGTAGATTTAGATTTAGCCCATTGTGAAACATTCTCTCAATTCAAAACACTTGTTGCCctgaaattatgtaaaatcttGGCTTCAAGAGAAGGAACAACCACAGGCTGAAGGATATCGACACGACACATTTCATGTCACTGGTAAAAGAAACAGCTGTAACACAGTCGGTCGCAAAGAGTTCTTTTAAATCCCTAGATAGGTTGCCAGTCTGATACAGCTGCAACCTGCAGCTCTCAAAGTTTCTTATATCTTTCATCTGCTTTCAACTTATGAAGTTATATTAGAGTGACAAACTATGCTGTCAGTATATCCAGTTTGCTTTACCAATTGAGCATTGATGCCAGAGTTTTATGATCTTTCTCAAACCATTTTTCGGTGCTTTTTCGGCGAATGTGCTCAGTTACAGATATAACACTGGAAATTGCTGGTATGAGTCACTGTCCttaacaaatgaaattaaaaagttgtaaaaaaaaaaaaaaaaatattattcataaaCTTTGTATCTCAGTCACGGTAACCATAATTTTATATAACCAGGACGTCTTGTCCCGATTACTTGGTTTGACTTGGCAGGCAGACTTAAAAAGAACTATTATCATGGTCTGGCTCGCTGTCAAGAGGATCTTTGTATTTAGATGGTTGAAACTTGGTCACAGTTGGACAAAGATCCCAAACgcacatcagttttttttaagggaTAATCATAATATTAAGATTCCGGGATACTACAAACCTAGCATGGCCATCGCCTTTCTGCGTTCTAATACAGCTCAGACTGAGATTTCTCCCATTCACTTGGATTCCTCCGGTAGAATAtcaactgggccaatcagcaaacagaatgAGAAGTTGCAAATGATGAGGTCAATTTTCTGTGTTGTtctagtctgcctgtagttttagcaatggcagcacTTATCCAAATATTAGTAGGCGTGTGTGCCTATGTTTGAACTGTTTAACTTTGAATAACACTACAGCTTTGGAAAAGAACAGTGCAAAGGcatagttaaaaacaacaatacaatATTCATTCCCCTGGTTGTCTTGGTAACATTATCTGCAGGGAATCGGCTAAAGAAacttaaattgaaaaatatatatttttcctgctttaaaaagtatcttctttcagtaaattttcagaaaacatttagtcGTAGCTTTTGggttaattttgattttctaaTGTGCCTCATTGCCTCCTATTTATAATCTGTCCCTCTCAGGAGCAGAGGATGTCCAGAGCTGACTGGTCCTTCCTGGAACACCTGCTGGAGGAGGGCCAAGAGTACTCAACTGCTATTGGCCGGATCTGGCTGACCATACTCTTCCTCTTTCGCATTCTGGTACTGGGAACAGCTGCTGAATCGGCGTGGGATGACGAGCAAGCCGACTTCGTCTGCAACACGAAGCAGCCCGGTTGCACTTCCGTGTGCTACGACAAAGCCTTCCCCATATCCCACTTCCGCTACTTTGTCCTCCAGGTCATCTTTGTCTCGACTCCTTCCATCTTCTATTATGGATACGTGGCCATCAGAGGTGGGAAGGACCCAAAAGCCAAAGAGGAAAAAGGTGAAAGTGGGAGTAAACAATGTGAAACTGTGAAAGAAAGAGAGCACACCAGCCTGACCAAAGGAATtgcagagcagaaagagaaagaaaactgtcGTGGGAAAGGGATATCGCCTAAAAAGGCATCTACTGAAGCTCCGAAACTGAAAGGGAGGCTTTTGAGGGCATATGCATTCAGCATCCTCCTAAAGGTCTTCTTGGAGGCGGGATTTATCGCTGGACTTTGGTTCCTTTATGACGGCTTCTTCATTGCAGCCAAGTTTGAATGCACGAGATTCCCGTGTCCTCATACGGTGGACTGCTTTGTCTCTCGGCCAACGGAAAAGACCATCTTCACCATCTATGCTCAGGTGATAGCAGGCATCTCCCTTTTGCTCAACCTGTTTGAACTCATCCATCTATTGATGCTAGCCTTTTCCTATCGCCTAGAGAAGTGGGATGAGGATTGTCTACCTCTAAGAGAGCAGGTACAAGTAACTCCAGCACTACAAATGGAGACGGCCCAGGTTTATAACACCAGCAGGGACATCAGCATCCCCACACAGGGTAGGGAGGCAAAATTACCAGGCAACCCCTGTGAAAGCTACGCTGAAACAGTAATAGAAGTGAACTGGGATGCAGGAGAGACCGGGGATAACTTGCTTCCTAGCTACATAAACTGCATGAAATCCACTGGAAAAGCAAGTTCCAAACGATGCAGTCATTCAAAACATTCAGATCTAAAAGTGACGGATACGAAAGGTGCCCATAAGGGACATGcaaaaaaccagaaacaataTGTTTGATGGTAGCTCGGTgtactttttttcctttggtttttgACGTTTCTGCACATGACACTTAACAAACAGGAGTGCACAGTTTGAAGGAAAGCAGTATAACAACCACTGCACTGTGAACTCCATGCCTCAGAGGCAcaaacatttgcagtttttttttttttttttttgataaacacATCTATTGAAAATGAAGCATTTTGAGAACACTCTGCCAAAGgcgaaataaaaatgtgactcCATAATGAGATTTAAGTCATAAGATGCCTTCCTGCTAGGTTTAATAGCAAAGTGGTGTGGAAAAAACAAGCTGAGGGGTCTGGCAAAGGGAGCTACTAAGTGTTTATGCAAGGAAATTTAGATTTAAACGTACTCTTCTGAGATTTGCACTGAAACCCCAAGAGTCTTCTGGAACTTTGCTCTCTCCTAATGGATTTGTGCTCTCTGTGGAATGCACTGGTCTCTGGACCCCGCTCGGCTCCCAGAAGGATAATTGCGGCGTGGATGAAGGCACGCATGCATGCACGCACACAATATGCTCGTCTCCTTTCGCCCAGTGAGTTCCGGTCAATCAAAAGTTGGAGATGTGGCCTTGGAAGGCGAGGTGGGGGGGTGTGGGGAGTGGGAAGAGAAGCCAAAAGATTGGGATTTGTGGGATGGAGCAACAGTAACGGTGACCACAGCATCTTAGCTATGAAGGGACTAGAGGAAGTGACCACGCTGCTTGCGATAGCATTAATGTGAACCTACAGCCGGAAACTTCAATAAGCAATAGCTCCAGAGCCATCCAAAAATACACCTCTTTGCAATTTGTTGTTtaacaaccacaaacgtcaatGTTGGGATCTTATTGATTTGaccaacatgaaaaaaaaaaaaaaaaaaaaaaaagttgcacttTTGATTACACTGAATGCAGCAACCCCATAGGTGGTGGTAATGTCATGCTTGTGGAGATCTTTTTCAATGTCTTACAGGGTTTCCTCCAGGATTTCAATGTGGTTAGCACCATCTATTTGTCAGAAAAACACTCCCACAGCATAAGGCTACCGACACCATGTTTCAAAATGTGGTGGTGTGTTCATGGTAATAAAGACTACATATCCTTTTTGTTAACGtcacatttatgcatttttatatgTAGGCCTGTCTCATttaatcccaatgaaatacagtGAAGTTTGAGGTTGCAGAGCAATACAATGCCAAAAaggttttttgcttttgttctatGGACCTCAAATCCAGTAATTGCCCATTGAATGGACAAAAAGCGgtacagaaatgtacaaattcaATGAAAGGGAGGGGTTGAATCTTTggacaaatgtatttaaatgtaatttttatggtGTTGTAAAGCAATCCTGatcatatttattattgtttgatacaaaaaaaacaagaattattcCTCATTTTTGATGTCAGTTCATAATGAAGTCTAACGGACACAATTTTgtaccatttattttcttctgaagTTCAAGTTGATCTCTTGTGTTTATGTCCCTCCCCATCACATTTTacacaagatttttttatttgccgtTGTTTCTTTGTCCAACAATACACTTTATGCTATCCAAGCATTGTtgcaacacagagaaaatgaatCCCTCATGCCAGCAGGataaataatagaaacaaaGATATGAAAGAGTATTTCACGATATCATCAGTGCAGCTTGCCAAGGAAACCAGTGGAGGGAAATAACTTtgatttaatgtctgttttctaATCAGGGGGTTATGGCTTCGCAGTGAAAAAGAGAGCATCACTCATTCCGGCACCATAAGCTTGCACAAGCCGTAGAGGCACTATGTGCTCTATTTAATTTCCCCTGGAGAAGCTGGGCTGTTAATGCttttttcctttactttctCATGTAGAGCAACTGATAAAACCCAGAAGTCAGCGCCTTCAACAAAAGTTCTTGCTTGTGTTCTGATCCATTAAGGTGATATTTCTTTTCAGCAATACATGGCACCTCCATTACCAGTCGGAGTGATGATAAGCAATTTTTATGGCAGGGAAAGGGGTCAATAGAAAAATTTAAGGGAACCTGGTTTTTGGAACATCTTCAACTTTAGGAGCGGTCAAAGaaaaaactggaacaaacagtgaaattatttatttcgcTGTGGGTTACCATGATTTTCTCTTCCAATAACGATAGGAATGAGACGCCTCAACCTTCAgaggaatgtgtttttttttatcacacgCCCTTGTTGGGGACAAATTTGCACGTACCGCTGAGGAAGCAACGGCTACCGAGTTCGAACTCTTCTGGCATTTGCAAGCGGTTCTGTTATCTCCACTTTCCATTGTGGGCGCATGCGTCGGCCTCTGTGTTTTCAGCGAAAAGCCATAGGGGTCAAGGAACACATTGCGGAGGGCAACCTGCCGGTGCCAGGCAAAGCCAGCAACAAATCTGCAGACAAGCGTTTTGCATCTTCTGCACTTGTAGATTACAAACCAGAATGGGTGCCTTCTATTCTTTTTCGCAGACTAAACATTCCTCTACCGTTCAGTAACTTTCAGGTTGACGGAAGTGACTCTTGATCATCTGCTACTCCCACTGACGAGTCTAAGAGACTTCAAAACCTACGAGTGTCTAGAAAGGGTTTGGTTCCTCCTTCAGAACAATGGGGCATTAATAAAGCTTCACAGCCATCACTGGTTTGATTATCTACTTTGTCTAGACTGTTTCCCTTCATCAATGCAACCGTTCAGGGCAAAAATGTGTAAGGAGTGACttagaaaaagctaataaaacagaGACTTTTGCTTGTGAAAGCTGTAAAAAATTTACAAACTAAAGTCAACTTTTTCATAAAGTTATTCCTAGGGAACATCTGAGTTCAGATGCCACTGTGACTCTACTTCCTGACATTGTTGGAGTCACAGTGGATCCATTTCCTCAATTTATCCAACGAAAATAAACAAAGCCCATCAGGcccttttctttcaaaaaccATATTAGTtcttgtgaagtgaaaggaacaGCATACCTGCTTTcatttctgaaacacaaaaagctgTAGATCCACCTTTTCACATCCACCAATCAGAACTTTAACTTTCTTTGCAGTATGTCTCTACCAGGCAAAATTTCTGCTTGTTCTTTTTGCAAAACGGTTAAAGATCAAACAGGTTTGATGGGAAGAGTCTGTTAACATCAATTTGAAAGTTACGGGATAATAAACCCCACCATTGTAACGTTGGCTGTGTTTTTAGCTATAAAAAATGGTAACAGATCTTAAAGCGTTTTAATTCCCAGGTGAAACAATGGCTAAAACAAAAACGAATATGTGAACACTGACATATACCAGCTTACGCTGTTGAGATTTCTCTAATATGCATT from Gambusia affinis linkage group LG14, SWU_Gaff_1.0, whole genome shotgun sequence includes the following:
- the gja4 gene encoding gap junction protein alpha 4 is translated as MSRADWSFLEHLLEEGQEYSTAIGRIWLTILFLFRILVLGTAAESAWDDEQADFVCNTKQPGCTSVCYDKAFPISHFRYFVLQVIFVSTPSIFYYGYVAIRGGKDPKAKEEKGESGSKQCETVKEREHTSLTKGIAEQKEKENCRGKGISPKKASTEAPKLKGRLLRAYAFSILLKVFLEAGFIAGLWFLYDGFFIAAKFECTRFPCPHTVDCFVSRPTEKTIFTIYAQVIAGISLLLNLFELIHLLMLAFSYRLEKWDEDCLPLREQVQVTPALQMETAQVYNTSRDISIPTQGREAKLPGNPCESYAETVIEVNWDAGETGDNLLPSYINCMKSTGKASSKRCSHSKHSDLKVTDTKGAHKGHAKNQKQYV